The following proteins are encoded in a genomic region of Phycodurus eques isolate BA_2022a chromosome 11, UOR_Pequ_1.1, whole genome shotgun sequence:
- the LOC133410151 gene encoding fibulin-7: MGLSFWCRCLLLLCLTAVHGRAAVQTCLDKHQVVGVLRQMEKFLKGQELRFTEGFRIMKSKLATLQNSVSKLPQADQSAAPATCRPLEEPDHGTKFGSKHLAGHEVHFACSQGYHLVGSATRVCQDNGTWTGVDGVCKDIGECASNPCQNGGTCVEGINQYKCTCSQSWSGSRCQHHTQTAPPEWSVMNDPAFSRKPRCAQVNRAQHCSCDAGFHMSGTSDNSICQDVNECEVYRLDQGGTLCIHECVNVPGSYHCSCPSGYKLLPDGRSCEDVDECLNQQHNCSRGTTCINTGGGFQCVNPDCPRSHGNITYVKTSPLQCERNPCPMESRSCHFAPKTVSFHYLSLPSNIQTPATLFRMATAGAPGRSGPDSLRFGIVGGNSRGIFVMQRSDRQTGELILVQQLRGPQEINVEVDMSEYADRTFQAKHVARVHVLVSPYNF, encoded by the exons ATGGGGCTGTCTTTTTGGTGCAGGTGTTTGCTTTTACTGTGTTTGACAGCTGTTCATGGCCGCGCCGCAGTTCAG ACCTGCTTGGATAAACATCAAGTGGTTGGGGTGCTGCGACAGATGGAGAAGTTTCTAAAAGGCCAGGAGCTTCGATTCACCGAGGGCTTCCGGATCATGAAGTCAAAACTAGCAACGCTTCAGAATTCGGTCTCCAAGTTGCCTCAAGCGGACCAGTCAGCTG CCCCTGCTACTTGCCGGCCCCTGGAAGAACCAGATCACGGGACCAAGTTTGGATCTAAACACCTGGCCGGACATGAGGTGCATTTCGCTTGCTCGCAGGGCTACCACCTTGTGGGATCGGCCACACGTGTGTGCCAGGACAATGGCACCTGGACCGGAGTGGACGGCGTCTGTAAAG ACATCGGTGAATGTGCAAGTAACCCCTGTCAAAATGGAGGTACCTGTGTGGAAGGTATTAATCAGTACAAATGCACCTGCTCACAGAGCTGGAGTGGCTCCCGCTGCCAGCACCACACTCAGACCG CTCCTCCTGAGTGGAGCGTAATGAATGACCCTGCATTCAGCCGAAAACCTCGCTGTGCCCAAGTGAACCGGGCCCAACACTGCAGCTGTGATGCGGGCTTTCACATGAGTGGCACCTCTGACAACAGCATCTGCCAGG ATGTCAACGAGTGTGAAGTCTACCGTCTGGACCAGGGAGGGACGTTATGCATCCATGAATGTGTCAACGTCCCAGGCTCATACCACTGCTCCTGCCCCAGTGGCTACAAGTTGCTCCCAGATGGGCGGAGCTGCGAGG ATGTGGACGAATGTTTAAACCAGCAGCACAACTGTAGCCGAGGAACAACATGTATCAACACCGGGGGAGGCTTTCAGTGCGTCAACCCAGACTGTCCCCGTTCCCATGGCAATATCACCTACGTCAAAACATCTCCCCT TCAGTGTGAGAGGAATCCCTGCCCCATGGAAAGCCGCTCCTGCCACTTTGCGCCAAAGACCGTCTCTTTCCACTACCTCTCCCTCCCCTCCAACATTCAGACGCCTGCCACTCTTTTCCGTATGGCCACCGCGGGGGCTCCTGGGCGCTCAGGGCCCGATAGCCTGCGCTTTGGCATCGTGGGAGGAAACTCACGGGGTATTTTTGTCATGCAGCGCTCAGACAGACAAACCGGCGAGCTGATACTGGTCCAGCAGCTGCGCGGGCCACAGGAGATCAACGTGGAAGTGGACATGTCGGAATACGCCGACCGCACCTTTCAAGCAAAGCATGTGGCCAGAGTCCACGTTCTGGTGTCACCTTATAACTTCTGA